A genomic window from Acinetobacter lwoffii includes:
- the leuE gene encoding leucine efflux protein LeuE → MFGITDLTTFIIGTTLIVLLPGPNSLYVMSIASRFGIKTGYMGALGVYTGDLILIICTALGAASLLHAFPVLFIALKVIGAIYLSYLGIKLIIAAYQTFFPEKSSQRVQIKKTTPDTVESVQPFRTALTISILNPKAILFYLSFFVQFVDPAYPYPALTFTLLAVILQLISMTYLSILIFSGVKLASYFNQNYKVTASCVAAVGILFCGFGLKLATSTF, encoded by the coding sequence GTGTTTGGTATCACAGATCTAACGACCTTTATCATTGGAACCACGTTGATTGTGCTACTGCCCGGGCCGAATTCCCTGTATGTCATGTCGATTGCTTCGCGCTTTGGGATTAAGACGGGATATATGGGTGCCTTGGGGGTTTATACGGGCGATCTGATCCTGATTATATGTACAGCATTGGGAGCAGCTTCTTTACTGCATGCCTTTCCGGTACTGTTTATTGCACTGAAAGTTATTGGAGCGATCTATCTCAGTTACTTGGGTATCAAGCTAATCATTGCGGCCTACCAGACTTTCTTTCCGGAAAAGTCATCACAACGCGTCCAGATTAAAAAGACGACTCCAGATACGGTAGAATCTGTTCAGCCCTTTCGTACAGCGCTCACAATCAGTATTTTAAATCCCAAAGCGATTCTGTTTTATCTGTCTTTTTTTGTGCAGTTTGTCGATCCTGCCTATCCTTATCCAGCCCTGACATTCACGCTTCTGGCTGTAATCTTGCAATTGATCAGTATGACCTATCTGTCGATCCTGATTTTTTCTGGTGTAAAACTGGCCTCCTATTTCAATCAGAACTATAAAGTGACTGCCAGCTGTGTCGCGGCGGTTGGGATCCTGTTTTGCGGTTTTGGCCTTAAACTGGCGACTTCAACTTTCTAG
- the aceI gene encoding chlorhexidine efflux PACE transporter AceI, which translates to MLISKRRLIHAALYEGILLVVIAVLLSTLMHMPLEVTGALGIAMALTSVLWNMLFNHYFEKFEAKHRLKRTIKVRIAHAIGFEGGLMLATIPMVAYALHMSLAQAFLLDLALTLCILVYTFIFQWIYDHLEARLGLQPDYRKISS; encoded by the coding sequence ATGTTAATTTCTAAAAGAAGATTGATTCATGCTGCCTTATATGAAGGCATTCTGCTGGTCGTGATCGCTGTCCTGCTAAGTACATTGATGCATATGCCGCTTGAGGTCACCGGTGCACTCGGGATTGCCATGGCTCTGACTTCAGTACTCTGGAATATGCTGTTTAATCATTATTTTGAAAAATTTGAAGCGAAACATCGTTTAAAAAGAACCATTAAAGTGCGAATTGCTCATGCAATTGGCTTTGAAGGCGGTTTGATGCTGGCGACCATTCCGATGGTGGCTTATGCCTTACACATGAGTCTGGCTCAGGCCTTTTTGCTGGACTTAGCTCTAACCCTTTGTATTCTCGTATATACCTTTATTTTTCAGTGGATTTATGATCATCTAGAAGCCAGACTGGGGCTACAGCCAGATTATCGGAAAATCTCATCATAA
- a CDS encoding HTH-type transcriptional regulator AceR — MNVNQEQLLMFKTVMETGSFSAAARQLGKVPSAVSMAIANLEIDLNLELFQRIGREPKPTAQAQVLYEKTQQLLVEMNQWKQHAQALSSGLESELNIVVVSELLHTRWTDYIVLLEQEFPALQVNVFSAPQEDAHRMLFEGSAQLALMFEREQLETREQFVELKREVLVAIVAKQHPLSQFDQVSYEQILQNRQIVVASRDRTIKPELLFSRNYWRTDNHHSACSMIQQGLGWGVLPLEMLNEQPHLQDQLQVLNLLDFTPKFEYFVDLVWSRETRLGTAAHFLINHLRKQRKTGH; from the coding sequence ATGAATGTTAATCAAGAACAGCTACTGATGTTTAAAACTGTGATGGAAACCGGTTCTTTCTCTGCGGCTGCCCGTCAACTAGGTAAAGTACCTTCCGCAGTCAGTATGGCCATTGCCAATCTGGAAATAGACCTGAATCTAGAACTGTTTCAGCGTATAGGTCGTGAACCGAAACCGACCGCACAGGCGCAGGTATTGTATGAAAAAACCCAGCAACTTCTGGTCGAAATGAATCAGTGGAAACAGCATGCTCAAGCCCTAAGTTCAGGCCTGGAATCTGAACTGAATATTGTGGTGGTTTCAGAATTGCTGCATACGCGCTGGACCGATTATATCGTGTTACTGGAACAGGAATTTCCTGCACTGCAAGTCAATGTATTCAGTGCACCTCAGGAAGATGCACATCGTATGCTGTTTGAAGGTTCAGCGCAGCTGGCCTTGATGTTTGAACGCGAACAACTGGAAACACGGGAACAGTTTGTGGAATTGAAACGTGAGGTACTGGTGGCTATAGTCGCCAAACAGCATCCCCTAAGTCAGTTCGATCAAGTCAGTTATGAACAGATTTTGCAAAACAGGCAGATTGTGGTGGCCAGTCGGGATCGCACCATCAAGCCGGAACTACTCTTTTCACGAAATTACTGGCGCACCGACAACCACCACTCTGCTTGCAGCATGATTCAGCAAGGACTGGGCTGGGGGGTTCTGCCACTCGAAATGCTGAATGAGCAGCCACATTTGCAAGATCAGTTACAGGTTCTCAACCTGCTCGATTTCACCCCAAAGTTTGAATATTTTGTTGATCTGGTCTGGAGCAGAGAAACCCGATTAGGCACAGCTGCTCATTTTTTGATTAATCACTTGCGCAAACAACGTAAAACCGGGCATTAA
- a CDS encoding SMR family transporter: protein MNPVSWAYLLLALAIIAEVTGSTFLVKSEGFTRLWPSLAVVILFCIAFYLLSQVIKVIPLGIAYAIWAGVGIVLTAIVGYVIFKQALDLPAFIGIALIISGVVVINLFSQTAGH, encoded by the coding sequence ATGAATCCTGTCTCATGGGCATATTTGTTGTTGGCGTTGGCTATTATTGCCGAAGTGACTGGATCAACATTTCTGGTGAAGTCAGAAGGCTTTACCCGATTATGGCCATCTCTGGCAGTAGTCATTTTATTCTGTATTGCATTTTATTTATTGTCTCAGGTGATTAAAGTGATTCCTTTAGGCATTGCCTATGCGATCTGGGCGGGAGTAGGCATCGTTCTTACGGCAATCGTAGGCTATGTAATCTTTAAACAGGCGTTAGATTTGCCCGCTTTTATCGGGATTGCACTGATCATTTCCGGTGTGGTGGTGATTAACCTGTTTTCCCAGACTGCAGGGCATTAA
- a CDS encoding benzoate/H(+) symporter BenE family transporter, which translates to MPKLLQDLSFPAIMAGFITCMIGISVSAVLVIEAAQSLGANQAQISSWLWALGIGIGVSGFLLSWKYRYPISTAWSTAGLALVIASAGHYSLGEAIGAFLISGVLIACLGFFGIFERIFQFIPQSLTSAMLAGVLLKFGISVFGSLQQSWEFVVCVLAIYLVSKKLSTRYSIVITVLMAIALCPFFINFTIPQLNWSIAQPVWTTPEFSLQAILGLALPLMVINLASQYLPGLAVIKSYGYPPKVNSILGWTGITQTMLAPFGCFSVNLAAISAAVSLDVQAHPDPAKRYIAGMSCGLFYILMGFFAATLTSVLMAFPGILITVLAGIALFGTIGHNIALAFQDSHDREAALMTFLFSASNIQFFGIGSAFWGLLLGLIVYLMFKLKPQVA; encoded by the coding sequence ATGCCAAAACTTTTACAAGATCTCTCCTTTCCCGCCATCATGGCCGGTTTTATTACCTGCATGATTGGTATCAGTGTTTCTGCCGTACTGGTTATTGAAGCTGCGCAAAGCCTGGGTGCCAATCAGGCACAGATCAGTTCCTGGTTGTGGGCACTGGGTATCGGCATTGGAGTTTCCGGGTTTCTGCTTTCCTGGAAATATCGCTATCCGATTTCAACCGCCTGGTCGACTGCCGGTCTGGCGCTGGTCATTGCTTCTGCCGGTCACTATAGTCTGGGGGAAGCAATTGGCGCTTTTCTGATTTCTGGTGTCCTGATTGCCTGTCTGGGATTCTTTGGAATTTTCGAGCGAATTTTTCAGTTTATTCCACAAAGTTTGACCAGTGCCATGCTAGCAGGTGTGTTATTAAAATTTGGCATCTCAGTGTTTGGTAGTTTGCAACAGTCATGGGAATTTGTGGTTTGTGTACTGGCGATTTATCTGGTTTCCAAAAAACTGAGTACGCGCTATAGCATCGTGATTACCGTGTTGATGGCTATTGCCCTTTGTCCGTTCTTTATTAATTTTACTATTCCACAGCTGAACTGGAGTATTGCCCAGCCGGTCTGGACTACGCCTGAATTTAGCCTACAGGCTATTTTAGGACTGGCTTTACCCTTAATGGTGATTAACCTGGCATCGCAATACCTGCCCGGCTTGGCTGTGATTAAAAGTTATGGTTATCCCCCGAAAGTAAATTCTATTCTAGGCTGGACGGGTATTACACAGACGATGTTGGCACCATTTGGCTGTTTTAGTGTCAATCTTGCCGCAATCAGTGCGGCGGTCAGCCTGGATGTCCAAGCGCATCCTGATCCGGCCAAACGTTATATTGCCGGTATGAGCTGCGGCCTGTTTTATATCCTGATGGGTTTTTTTGCTGCGACCTTGACCAGTGTACTAATGGCTTTTCCGGGGATTCTGATTACAGTATTGGCAGGCATTGCCCTGTTTGGCACCATTGGCCACAATATCGCGCTGGCTTTTCAGGACAGTCATGACCGTGAAGCAGCACTGATGACATTCCTGTTTAGCGCCTCTAATATCCAGTTTTTTGGTATTGGCTCCGCTTTTTGGGGACTGCTACTTGGTCTGATAGTTTATTTAATGTTTAAGCTTAAACCGCAAGTGGCATAA
- a CDS encoding acetyl-CoA C-acetyltransferase, translating into MSKTTQENPAVENSATETVSKPSTRTKRSTKNTDTATGTEKSPTKTSRTRSTPARAKNTTSSEKDLISTTQTSVLQEPNMSQNTVRRVAIIGGNRIPFARSNGAYFTASNTDMFTATLNGLVERFNLQGQRLGEVVAGAVLKHSRDFNMTRECVLNTALAPETPAYDIQQACGTGLQAAFLVANKIALGQIEVGIAGGVDTTSDAPIAFGDGLRKALLELNIAKTAKDRLKALTKINVKDLMDAPKNGEPRTGLSMGDHQAITTLEWGISREAQDELAASSHQKMAAAYEEGFFDDLITPFLGLKRDNNLRPDSSVEKLAKLKPAFGKGDARTMTAGNSTPLTDGASCVLLASEEWAKANGHEVLAYLTFQETAAVDFVEKKEGLLMAPAYAVPRMLERAGLKLQDFDYYEIHEAFASQVLSTLKAWEDPKFCKERLGLDAPLGSIDRAKLNVKGSSLAAGHPFAATGGRIIATAAKLINQKGSGRVLVSICAAGGQGVTAIIEK; encoded by the coding sequence ATGAGCAAAACAACTCAAGAAAATCCAGCAGTCGAGAACTCTGCGACAGAAACTGTGTCAAAACCATCAACGCGCACCAAGCGTAGCACTAAAAATACTGACACAGCCACTGGGACAGAAAAAAGTCCGACTAAAACCTCGCGTACACGGAGCACACCTGCCCGTGCCAAAAATACGACTTCATCTGAAAAAGATTTAATCTCTACAACACAGACTTCTGTTCTACAGGAACCAAACATGAGCCAAAATACAGTTCGCCGCGTTGCGATTATCGGTGGTAACCGCATTCCATTTGCACGTTCTAATGGTGCTTACTTTACGGCATCCAATACTGACATGTTTACAGCAACCCTGAACGGCCTAGTTGAACGCTTTAATCTGCAAGGTCAACGCTTAGGTGAAGTGGTTGCGGGTGCAGTACTGAAACACAGCCGTGACTTCAATATGACCCGTGAATGTGTACTAAATACTGCCCTTGCACCTGAAACGCCTGCTTATGACATCCAGCAGGCATGTGGTACCGGTTTGCAAGCGGCATTTCTTGTTGCCAACAAGATTGCTTTAGGTCAAATCGAAGTGGGCATTGCAGGTGGTGTAGATACAACTTCCGATGCGCCGATTGCTTTTGGTGATGGTTTACGTAAAGCACTGCTTGAGCTAAACATTGCGAAAACTGCAAAAGACCGTCTGAAAGCACTGACCAAAATCAATGTGAAAGACCTGATGGATGCACCAAAAAATGGTGAACCGCGTACAGGTCTGTCTATGGGTGATCATCAGGCAATTACCACACTGGAATGGGGTATTTCCCGTGAAGCGCAAGATGAGCTAGCTGCATCTTCACACCAGAAAATGGCTGCAGCATACGAAGAAGGTTTCTTTGATGACCTGATCACGCCATTCCTGGGTCTTAAGCGTGATAACAACCTGCGCCCAGACTCTTCAGTTGAGAAGCTGGCAAAACTTAAACCTGCTTTTGGTAAAGGTGATGCACGTACCATGACAGCAGGTAACTCTACGCCGCTAACAGATGGTGCTTCTTGCGTGCTCTTGGCTTCTGAAGAATGGGCGAAGGCAAATGGTCATGAAGTATTGGCTTACCTGACTTTCCAGGAAACTGCCGCAGTTGATTTTGTCGAGAAAAAAGAAGGCCTGTTGATGGCGCCTGCTTATGCCGTGCCGCGTATGCTGGAACGTGCAGGTCTGAAACTGCAAGACTTCGACTATTATGAAATTCATGAAGCTTTTGCATCTCAAGTATTGTCTACGCTGAAAGCTTGGGAAGATCCGAAATTCTGTAAAGAGCGTTTAGGTCTGGATGCACCATTAGGTTCAATTGACCGTGCAAAATTGAACGTAAAAGGCTCTTCACTTGCTGCCGGTCACCCGTTTGCAGCAACTGGCGGTCGTATCATTGCGACAGCAGCAAAACTGATTAACCAGAAAGGTTCAGGTCGCGTACTGGTATCGATCTGTGCAGCCGGTGGTCAAGGTGTAACGGCGATTATTGAAAAATAA
- the tal gene encoding transaldolase: MTLTALNQLKNLTTIVADSSDLSAIEKFRPLDATTNPSLITAAAKQPENQALIEAAFQQAQQEGYADDALIERTIDILTVKFGVEILKLIEGRVSTEVDASLSFNTEATIAKAKELLALYAQYGIDSDRILIKIASTWEGIQAAKALEEQGIHTNLTLLFGQHQAHACADAKVTLISPFVGRILDWYKKAEGVESYPIEKDPGVLSVKRIYEFYKAHGIQTEIMGASFRSIDQVLGLSGCDLLTVAPNLLAELENDQREVQAQLSAKDIKVQGELSPISPADFEAQLKQDPMASELLQGGIDGFIKAREQLAALLRETFLSTTEI, translated from the coding sequence ATGACATTAACTGCATTAAACCAATTAAAAAACTTGACGACCATTGTGGCAGACAGCAGTGATTTGAGTGCCATTGAAAAATTTCGTCCGCTTGATGCAACCACCAATCCATCGCTGATTACTGCAGCAGCAAAACAACCTGAAAATCAGGCCTTGATTGAAGCTGCTTTTCAGCAAGCCCAGCAAGAAGGCTATGCAGATGACGCTCTGATTGAACGGACTATTGATATTTTAACGGTCAAATTTGGTGTAGAAATCTTAAAACTGATTGAAGGTCGTGTTTCAACGGAAGTCGATGCTTCGCTGTCCTTTAATACTGAAGCTACCATTGCCAAAGCCAAAGAGTTACTGGCACTTTATGCGCAATATGGAATTGACTCAGACCGCATTCTGATCAAGATCGCGTCTACCTGGGAAGGCATTCAGGCAGCGAAAGCACTGGAAGAACAAGGCATTCATACCAATCTGACTTTATTGTTTGGTCAGCATCAGGCCCATGCCTGTGCTGATGCCAAAGTAACATTAATCTCGCCTTTTGTCGGCCGTATTCTGGACTGGTACAAAAAAGCTGAAGGCGTTGAGTCTTACCCGATTGAAAAAGATCCGGGTGTACTTTCGGTTAAGCGTATTTATGAATTTTATAAAGCGCATGGTATTCAGACTGAAATCATGGGTGCCAGCTTCCGCAGTATTGATCAGGTTCTAGGCTTGAGCGGCTGTGACCTGCTCACGGTAGCACCAAACCTGCTGGCCGAACTGGAAAATGATCAGCGTGAAGTGCAGGCCCAACTCTCAGCCAAAGATATTAAAGTTCAAGGTGAACTCAGCCCAATCAGCCCTGCCGATTTTGAAGCACAACTGAAACAGGATCCGATGGCCAGTGAATTATTGCAAGGCGGCATTGACGGTTTCATTAAAGCCCGTGAGCAACTGGCTGCTTTATTACGTGAAACTTTCCTGAGTACCACTGAGATTTAA
- a CDS encoding beta-propeller fold lactonase family protein: MGGGGGESSTSQPTLPDPVISPGTGEQLSKIAEFKVLDVGSELTAGNFGLKTWNPTAMVVNGDVLYIANSQAESNILRYDLKQKRALSAIDPMKISGLAKKWDSLNDLEIHAGRLYVANYGSNRIDVLDISSEQPNFIMALGTGVWWGDALNYALVHSNAVTADDRYVYVPDIEGRINVWRQSDVTAQNHLKARKFARLSLPGCARNCNARMQVMGNYLYTSLPNGTTYVHDINQIQENGNNIAPILTETNLSAVMHRHNDGLVYVSRNDGTVESYREKSFNLESILSSKSVDTFRDYILKGQTQNSRLAKASDLYIYGQNLLHMANQKIHILPMLTLQQNKSTQLSPPVILTESKARERSRVLQDGESWETLTNSSQRHVYMNQILSATLNGNHLHVQSYSAVPVRDLQIRAKIKNSEDWVILAKLDQLTPFSKANFDLKLTDQSRFPLLDGTGSVQLAGLSQTTQNPSNIFDLKISSETDEHVKKLNQIKAKWKIYFGTYDERNKWCRITPVYAREWVMMMTNLAYMLSTPEFETLWFNHKAVMGHDFFGNDGQVEGPNGFFQPEDYVRIYREILNRNEINLGITNMGGGLGGGAVLGVDTWLFYGHYRLSGYRIIAHEFGHHWGGHNSAWAMSNYGFEAMVDWLNFYFQRRPGSIPYMDPNANAFHLTPDSALCQGVNQNMVKGVASTAPWNKVDEYFKNNPMPNP, from the coding sequence GTGGGGGGTGGAGGAGGTGAGAGCAGTACCTCACAGCCGACGCTTCCCGATCCCGTAATTTCACCAGGTACGGGAGAGCAGCTGAGCAAAATTGCAGAGTTTAAGGTTCTGGATGTAGGTTCGGAATTAACAGCAGGGAATTTCGGTCTGAAAACCTGGAATCCCACCGCCATGGTGGTAAATGGCGATGTCCTTTATATTGCCAATAGTCAGGCCGAATCGAATATTTTACGTTATGACTTAAAACAAAAACGTGCACTCAGTGCGATTGATCCTATGAAAATTTCGGGTCTGGCCAAAAAATGGGACAGTCTGAATGATCTGGAAATTCATGCAGGGCGTTTGTATGTGGCCAATTATGGCTCGAACCGAATTGATGTTTTAGATATTAGTAGCGAGCAACCGAACTTCATTATGGCACTCGGTACAGGTGTGTGGTGGGGCGATGCGCTTAATTATGCGCTGGTACATAGCAATGCGGTGACTGCTGACGACCGTTATGTGTATGTGCCTGATATTGAAGGCCGCATTAATGTCTGGCGTCAAAGTGATGTGACGGCGCAGAACCATTTAAAAGCCAGGAAGTTTGCACGGCTCAGCTTACCGGGCTGTGCACGTAACTGTAATGCCCGTATGCAAGTCATGGGGAATTATCTGTATACCAGCTTGCCGAATGGCACAACCTATGTTCACGATATCAATCAGATTCAGGAAAATGGAAATAATATTGCGCCCATTTTAACAGAAACGAATTTGTCGGCAGTCATGCATCGTCATAACGATGGCTTGGTCTATGTGTCACGAAATGATGGCACTGTAGAAAGCTACCGGGAAAAATCCTTTAACTTGGAGTCTATCTTATCCAGTAAAAGTGTAGATACTTTCCGAGATTATATTTTAAAAGGGCAAACCCAGAACAGCCGGTTAGCCAAGGCAAGTGATCTTTATATTTATGGTCAGAATCTGCTGCATATGGCCAATCAGAAAATTCATATTCTGCCAATGCTGACCCTGCAACAGAATAAATCGACTCAACTCAGTCCACCTGTGATATTAACCGAATCTAAGGCACGCGAGAGAAGCCGTGTCTTACAGGATGGTGAATCATGGGAAACCTTGACCAATAGCAGCCAGCGTCATGTTTATATGAACCAGATTTTATCGGCAACACTGAATGGCAACCACCTGCATGTGCAAAGTTACAGTGCTGTGCCTGTACGTGATTTGCAGATTCGTGCCAAGATTAAAAACTCAGAAGACTGGGTGATTCTGGCTAAGCTGGATCAATTGACGCCATTTTCAAAGGCAAATTTTGATCTCAAGTTGACCGATCAATCCCGTTTCCCTTTGCTAGATGGCACAGGTTCGGTCCAGCTGGCAGGTCTGAGTCAGACCACGCAAAATCCAAGTAATATTTTTGATCTGAAAATTAGCTCTGAGACTGATGAGCATGTCAAAAAGCTGAACCAGATTAAAGCCAAATGGAAAATTTATTTCGGTACTTATGATGAGCGAAATAAATGGTGCCGTATTACGCCGGTCTATGCCCGGGAATGGGTCATGATGATGACCAATCTGGCCTATATGCTCAGTACTCCAGAATTTGAAACCTTATGGTTTAACCATAAAGCGGTCATGGGACACGATTTTTTTGGCAATGATGGTCAGGTAGAAGGGCCGAATGGTTTCTTTCAGCCAGAAGATTATGTCCGGATCTATCGGGAAATTCTTAACCGCAATGAAATTAATCTTGGCATTACCAATATGGGTGGTGGTTTAGGTGGTGGAGCAGTATTAGGAGTAGATACTTGGTTATTCTATGGCCATTACAGATTATCTGGTTATCGAATTATTGCACATGAATTTGGTCATCATTGGGGCGGGCATAATAGTGCCTGGGCCATGTCGAATTATGGCTTTGAAGCTATGGTCGATTGGTTAAACTTCTATTTCCAGCGCCGTCCAGGCTCAATTCCTTATATGGACCCAAATGCGAATGCTTTCCACCTAACACCCGACAGCGCGCTTTGTCAGGGTGTGAACCAGAATATGGTGAAAGGTGTGGCATCGACTGCACCGTGGAACAAAGTGGATGAATATTTTAAAAATAACCCGATGCCAAATCCCTAA
- a CDS encoding MaoC family dehydratase, translating to MNTRHFSQLPKPYLAYPKVIQGLIFKKPKAEKVLPQVEYVVDSFKVDQKHLKAYNEVCGFKNNGYIPAIYLTVLSQSLQMHMMTSEAFPFPILGLVHIRNQVKQYRKIGVNETLTLSCKFGELQPHDKGVQFDFITTVKVGGEVVVEALTTYLSRQKTNAKAAAKPAESQAPEYILNNEWNISENTGRRYAMTSGDFNLIHIHAVTAKAFGFKQAIAHGMWSKAKALANLSLPDAYEADVWFKLPMYLPSKVEFLTAQAANDTDFLIRSSKNQKPHVTGHIKAI from the coding sequence ATGAATACGCGCCATTTTAGTCAACTTCCAAAACCTTATTTAGCCTATCCAAAAGTGATTCAGGGCTTGATTTTTAAAAAGCCGAAAGCTGAAAAAGTTCTACCGCAAGTTGAATATGTGGTGGATTCATTCAAGGTCGATCAAAAACATTTGAAAGCTTATAATGAAGTCTGCGGTTTTAAAAATAATGGTTATATTCCAGCAATCTATCTGACGGTGCTTTCACAAAGTCTGCAAATGCACATGATGACTTCAGAAGCATTTCCATTTCCGATCTTGGGCTTGGTACATATCCGTAACCAAGTGAAGCAATACCGTAAAATTGGCGTCAATGAAACCTTGACCCTATCATGCAAATTTGGCGAATTGCAGCCGCACGATAAAGGCGTGCAGTTTGATTTCATTACTACAGTCAAAGTGGGAGGCGAGGTCGTAGTTGAAGCATTGACGACTTATCTGTCACGTCAAAAGACCAATGCTAAAGCTGCTGCAAAACCTGCAGAAAGCCAAGCGCCAGAATATATACTCAATAATGAATGGAACATCTCGGAGAATACTGGTCGTCGTTATGCCATGACCTCAGGCGACTTTAACTTGATCCATATTCATGCAGTCACAGCGAAAGCTTTTGGTTTTAAACAGGCGATTGCACATGGTATGTGGAGCAAGGCCAAAGCACTGGCGAATCTGTCATTGCCAGATGCTTATGAAGCTGATGTCTGGTTCAAGTTGCCGATGTACTTGCCATCTAAAGTTGAGTTCCTGACGGCACAGGCAGCCAATGATACAGATTTTCTGATACGAAGCAGTAAAAATCAAAAACCACACGTCACCGGCCATATCAAAGCAATTTAA
- a CDS encoding 3-oxoacyl-ACP reductase produces the protein MTDQYQTFAKSPIGKFVIKNLGLPSPTSLERFESATPVVKGAVLFGAAPASTLTGAIAQVLANIHANSYAGNNAELQQAAASAGLNLGAFNPGDKESKFKVVIFDASGIENSEQLKSLYDFFNPIARQIQSSGRVVIVGTTPETAKSVSQSIAQRALEGFVKSVGKEFKKGISANLIYVDAGAKANLESALRFAVSPRSAYVSGQVIRVSPAEKVDVDWTKPLAGKTAVVTGASRGIGEAIAHVLARDGAHVICLDVPQQQADLDRVAGEIGGSTLAIDITAADAGEKIKAAAAEQGGLDIIVHNAGITRDKTLANMKPELWDLVININLSAIERVNDYLISNDGLNANGRIICVSSISGIAGNLGQTNYAASKAGVIGVVKFTAPTLKNGITINAVAPGFIETQMTAAIPFAIREAGRRMNSMSQGGLPVDVAETIAMFAATASTGLNGNVIRVCGQSLLGA, from the coding sequence ATGACTGATCAGTACCAAACTTTTGCAAAATCTCCTATTGGTAAATTTGTCATTAAAAATTTGGGTCTGCCATCCCCAACTTCTTTAGAGCGTTTTGAGTCTGCTACACCTGTAGTCAAAGGTGCAGTATTGTTTGGAGCAGCACCGGCAAGTACCTTGACTGGTGCTATTGCTCAGGTTCTGGCAAATATTCATGCCAATAGCTATGCAGGTAACAATGCTGAATTACAACAGGCTGCTGCATCAGCTGGACTGAATCTGGGTGCATTTAATCCAGGCGATAAAGAATCAAAATTCAAAGTTGTCATTTTTGATGCTTCAGGAATCGAAAACTCAGAACAGTTAAAATCACTTTATGATTTCTTCAACCCGATTGCACGTCAAATCCAAAGTTCTGGCCGTGTCGTGATTGTAGGAACTACGCCTGAAACTGCTAAATCAGTCAGCCAGTCCATTGCTCAACGCGCACTGGAAGGTTTTGTAAAATCTGTGGGTAAAGAGTTTAAAAAGGGAATTTCAGCGAACCTGATCTATGTAGATGCTGGTGCTAAAGCAAATCTTGAGTCTGCTTTACGTTTTGCAGTTTCTCCACGGTCTGCCTATGTTTCTGGTCAGGTGATCCGTGTTTCACCTGCTGAAAAAGTGGATGTGGACTGGACTAAACCATTAGCAGGCAAAACTGCTGTAGTAACCGGTGCGAGCCGTGGTATTGGTGAAGCGATTGCTCATGTATTGGCACGTGATGGTGCACATGTCATCTGTCTGGATGTTCCGCAGCAGCAAGCGGACCTTGATCGTGTAGCCGGTGAAATTGGCGGTTCAACTTTAGCTATTGATATTACTGCTGCAGATGCAGGTGAGAAAATCAAAGCGGCAGCAGCTGAGCAGGGTGGTCTGGACATTATTGTGCACAATGCCGGTATTACCCGTGACAAGACTTTGGCCAATATGAAGCCTGAGCTATGGGATCTGGTGATTAACATCAACCTGTCTGCGATTGAACGTGTAAATGACTATTTAATCTCCAACGATGGTCTAAATGCCAATGGTCGTATTATCTGTGTATCCTCAATTTCAGGCATTGCAGGTAACCTGGGTCAAACCAACTATGCAGCGTCTAAAGCGGGTGTGATTGGTGTGGTGAAATTCACAGCACCAACTTTAAAAAATGGTATAACCATTAATGCCGTTGCACCGGGCTTTATCGAAACACAAATGACGGCTGCGATTCCATTTGCGATCCGTGAAGCGGGCCGCCGTATGAATTCGATGAGTCAAGGCGGTCTACCTGTCGATGTTGCAGAAACGATTGCAATGTTTGCTGCTACTGCATCAACAGGTTTAAATGGCAACGTGATACGTGTATGTGGTCAAAGTCTTTTAGGGGCTTAA